A stretch of DNA from Halolamina litorea:
GTTCAAACGATTCAGTCGGGAGACATCGACGCGACGGTCATCCAGGAGCCGTTCGCGACGATTATCGGTCAGGAGGACGGTTTCGGCGAACTCGCGTGGTCCGGTAACGTCCTCAAGAACCACCCGGTCACGGTCCTGTTCGCCAACCATCGGGTGCTCGATGACAGCGAGGTCGCACAGTCGTTGGTCGAACAGCACGTCGCGGCGACCGAGTTCACGGCGGGCTCGCCGGACGCGGCCGCGACCCACGCCGCGTCCGTTATCGGCTCCGGCGTGAGCGAGGAGCTGGCGGCGGCCGCCATGGAGTCGAAGGCCTCCGACTTCATCTCGGACCCACACGCCATCACCGATCAGGCAGCGAAGATGGGCGAGTTCGTCGCCAACGTCGGCAACATCGGCGAACCGATCGCGACGGAGGACCTGTTCGCGTTCGAACCCTACGATGCCAGCAACCGATGAGCACGCAGACCGACACCAGCTCCGACACGGTCGTCGCCGGCAGCTTCGAGGGAGACCTGCGTCGGTACCTACGCGGGTTGGGCGGGCTCCTCGCCTTCCTCGCCGTCTGGTGGGTCGGCGCGATAACGACACAGCCGTCGTATCTGGTCCCGAGCCCCCTCGATTCGGCACGGGCGTTCGCCGACTTGTTCACGACTTCGGCCGAGATCGTTGTCCCGGTTCTCGGGTCGAACCTAGTGCTGCCGACCGGGCTCGCGCACTTGGCACAGACGTTGTTCCACTACGTGCCCGGACTGCTTCTCGGTGCGGCCTGTGGGATGGGTCTCGGACTGGCGATGGGCTGGAACGGCGCGCTCGACGACTGGCTGCGACCGCTCGTCCGGGTACTGCGGCTGATCCCGCCACTGGCGTGGGTCGTCTTCGCGATCGTCTGGTTCGGCATCCATCATACCGGGGCAGCATTCATCGTGTTCGTCGGCGCGTTCTGGATCAACTTCTACGGGGCCTACGGTGGCGTGGAAGGCGTCTCGAGCGACCTGACCGACGCGGCGTCGACGCTCGGCGTGGAGCGTGACCTCTCGATGCTAAAGCTCGTCGCGCTCCCGAGTGCCGCTCCCCAACTACTGACCGGGTTCCGGACGAGTATCGGTCGCTGCTGGATGATCGTCGTCGGCGCCGAACTGTTCGGCGCACCCGGCGTCGGCTACGAGATCATCAACGCCTCGAACAACCTCGCGATGGCGACGAGCGTGGCGTACATGATCCTGATCAGCGTGGCGTTCCTCTGTATGGACGTCGGGTTCCGGCTGCTCGAACGGAGGGTCCTCGCATGGCGTTGAGGTCGGACGGACCCGATCGGGACCGACCCGAGAAGATCAGTATCGAGAACGTCAGCCGGTCCTACGAGTCGACCCGAGCGCTCGCCGACGTGTCGTTCTCGATCGAGGAGGGTGAGTTCTGCTGTGTCGTCGGCCCGTCCGGGTGTGGGAAGACCACGCTGTTGCGGGCGGTCGCCGGGCTCGACGATCCGGACGACGGGTCAATACGCGTCGGCGGGGAGCCGGTCACCGGGCCCGGACTGGACAGAGGGATGGTGTTTCAGGAGTACGCGCTGTTCCCTTGGCGGTCGGTCCGTGGGAACATCCGGTTCGGCCTCGACCGTCCGGCGTGTGACTGTGCGGACTGTGAGGCGCGGGTCCGAGAGTTGATCGACCTCGTCGGCCTCGACGGCTTCGAGTACGCGTATCCGAAGGAGTTGTCCGGCGGCATGAAACAGCGCGTCGGGATCGCCCGCGCGCTCGCCGTAGATCCCGAGATCCTTCTGATGGACGAACCGTTCGGCAGTCTCGACGCCCGGACGCGCGACAGGCTCCACGCCGAACTGCTCGACATCTGGGCCCGAACCGGACAGACCGTGATGTTCGTCACGCACGACATCGACGAGGCGGTGATGCTCGCTGATCGGGTGGTCGTCATGGGTACAGACCCGGGAACGGTGCAGGCGACGTTCTCGGTCGACCTGGAGCGTCCCCGTGAACGGACGACCCGTGAGTTCGTGGACCACGTCGCGCGTATCAGGGCCGAACTCGGCGGTTCGAGCGACAGTACCCAATAGTGTCGCTCGCGACGCGGGGAAAATCAACGGAAAACGAATCGACCCTCCGAAGCGACGGGTCGACCCGTGTGGTAGTTGAGACTCACCCTATCAATGCATACGCTTCCGAGATACAGTATCCTAATTTTCAACTGGGTGACTTACTTGTGGGAGAATTTATAAAATACGGCCCCCCCACATCTCGAAGAAATCTACAAAATACAGCGTACTGGACGACGGGTTACTCCTCGACGTGGTCTGAAAGTTGGCCACCCGTTCCTTGGAGCCATGGCGTGTCCTGTTCCACGTCTCCAGTCTTGTAGACGCCGCGGGCGGTGGCGACGTGGTTGTCGTCCGCGTCGTTGATATCGATGTTCACGACAGCAACGTTCCCGCCCTCACGGATGACCTCAGCTTTGGCGTAAAGGTCGTCAGTCGCCGGCGAAAGGTAATCAATCCGTAAATCGACAGTCGGCGTAGGCTGGTGGAACAGCGACATGACAGCTGCCCCACCAACGGTATCGGCTAACGAGCTGGTGACGCCGCCGTGTGCGATCTCCCTACCCGGAACTGAAGAAAGCTCGTTGCGCATCTCGACGTTCCCCTCGGCGAGCCCTTGTTCGGCTGTTGTGATGTCGATACCGACCAGATTCGCGAATGGCATGTGCGCCAGAATTTCGGTGAGTTCCATACTGAATCTAAGCGCTGTAACTAGAGAACACGTTGCGTGCGTCGACGGCACTTGCGGAGTGCGGCGTCGATATCAGGGTACCGGGACAACCCAGTCGATTCGACGTGTCTCGGGTCTCTGCTGCGTTCGATGGGAGAGACCGATAAGCTGGGTTCGGACGCCCGAGTCCGCGTCCGTACGCGGAACCCGCCACTGCGGGCGTTGTATGCCGCGACCGTAATCGGAATGTCGTCATGAAGAAGCCACGCCAATTTCTATCACATCGAACCATTCTCGGCGCCGGGTTCGTCCGGAAAGTCGATGACACCGCCGTGTTTTCGTTATTTATCACGGCGTTGAGTACCACTCGACCGGATATAATTCTCTATTCGGCAAATGCCAACAACAAGGTGTCTGAGGAGATAGTGGGAATCCTCGTCTGCTATCATTTAAGTTTCGATACGACGTTCCAGCGACGCTTGGAGTCGGATCCGACCCTCAAAATCAGCTTGGGAGTTTGTCACACTGAAGCGACCAGTTACCATCAGCCGACATTGACTTAGAGACGAAACATCCGATAATCCAAGATTCGGCCTCCTGTAAGCGATACTGGAGTGTCGAGTGCGGAATAGACAGTTCGTCTGCGATGTCGGCCATCGAAGCGTCACGCGGCGTCTTGTAATAGCCCATTCGAACCGCCGTTTCGACTGCCTCTCGCTGTTCGTTGGGAAGTTCTGCAAGTGAAACTCCCTCGTCAGCCCAGTGTGTGGGTTGTTGTATCTGCTGGAACGAGACCGAGAGCCCGTCACGCAACTCGTCTTGAATCGCCTCGTAGAGCCCGCTCGGATCGCCACCCTCGCGCATCAGGAATCGCCAGTGATACTGGTTTGATCGACGCTCGACAGCACAGACAAAGCCCTCTCTGAGGAATATACAGGCCAACTGCGGGATCGAACAGCAGTCACCTATAGTCGGTCGATACGTGTAGAACGTTCGCCGAGAATGGTGACTTTCGATGAGTTCGTGCTCCCAATCTGTGTGACAATGACGCGATCCAACACACTCGTTGCAGTGTTGTGTACTGAGATACACGTCCTCAATGCGTTCGAGTGCCGTTTCGGGTCCAGCGATACGATCGACTCGCCACATACTGTCGCCCGACACATGACAGTTCGTCGTCCGAGAATGCATCTCTGGATGGTCGATGAACACGTCCATCAAGGGGTCTACCCCCTCTTCGTACTCGATTGTGATCGCAAACTCCCGCATACGCATCGATTCGTACATATCCAAGAAAATGTGCCGGTATAGGGCCGGGGTGGATGTGAATTTGACTCATCAGGCATCTCATTCTATAGCGATTAGTGTTCCTAGTCCGCTATTCGACGAGACCAATCCGCCGTCTGTCTCTCGATCTTCAAGCCAGATTGGTATGAATAACGACGCTAATTACGATCTCAGGTTTGATCTCCGAGTACTCTCGTCCACTTCCGGTGAATTCGGTATATACTGAACTACTCGTTAATGACGACACCCCCATAGCGGACACCGTGACGTTGTTCGACACAACTACGCTGAACGAGTTGTCCCTGGAGAACCGAATCGGTCTCGCACCAATGACACGTGTGAGCGCCACCGACGACGGCCGTGCAACCGAGTTGATGGCACAGTACTACCGGCGGTTCGCCGAGGGAGGGTTTTCGTTCCTCGTCACCGAGGGTGCGTACCCCGACGAGGTGTACAGTCAAGGGTATCTAAATCAACCGGGTCTAGCGACCGACGAGCATGTCGAGTCTTGGCGACAGGTAACCGAAGCGGTCCATGACGCCGGTATACCTATTCTCGCGCAACTGATGCACGCCGGCGCACAAACCCAAGGGAACCCTCACGTAGACGGGGAGCAAGCGATCGCACCGTCGTCGGTCCAGCCGAATGGGAAGAAAGCTGAATCGTTCGGTGGGAGCGGCGAGTTCCCTACGCCGAAAGCAGCCACGGTCGACGAGCTTACCGAAATCCGGGAATCATTCGTCAGTTCGGCAAAGAATGCCCGGAGCGCCGGATTCGACGGAGCCGAAGTACACGCCGCGAACGGCTACCTCCTCCACGAGTTCCTCTCGGCTGATTTCAACCAGCGTGACGACGAGTACGGTGGCACACCTGCGAACCGCGTGCGTTTTCCGCGTGAAGTGGTCGCCGCAGTCGAGGAGGCAACGCCCGATGATTTCGTCGTCGGCGTCCGTGTCTCACAGACGGCAGTCTCTGACGAGGAGTACCGGTGGCCGGAAGGCGAAGAAGCTGCAGCGGTGTTCTTCGAGCAATTCTCCGCAGCCGGCGTGGATTACATTCACGTCACCGAACCGGACGCTACCACTCCAGCGTTCGGCGACAAGGGACCAACGCTGGCCGAAGCTGCGGCCGAGTATTCAACTGACGACACAGTCATCATTGACAACGGCGGGCTCGGTACGCCTGACGCGGCACGGGAGAAGATTGAGGCCGGTGCCGACCTCGTGACACTGGCGACAAGTGCACTTGCCAACCCAGACTGGCCCAACCGTGTCGCCGATGGCGATGAGTTGACCGCGTTCGACCCCGCCGATTACCTTGTCCCGTCGGCAGAACTTTCTGATCACGAGGTCTCAAAAGACAGCGCTCCAGCGGACGACTAACCTCACGAGTTTAAACCACTGCTTGAACCAGTCGAACCACACGACGATCTTTTAGGATATCTTTCTGATAGAAAAGGGCTTCCAAGCAATACAGCATTCTCATCAAACGACTATCAACTCGATGAGTGGCTCGGAACTCTCGTACCGCTTCTCTTCGAGGCACATGAACAGACAAAGTCAGTATGTCAAAAATTGAAGACTCACGGCGGTCTGTTTTTCGAGAAATCGCACAGCACTCACACGTAGAGTGGCCAATTTACGAGTCGAGTCCGCTGTATGATCAAACGTCGCTTGCAGGACTGGAATCGGACGTTCAGGTTGTCTCGCAAAGATGGTTCAGACACAATAACCACACTTCGGTTGAGAAGTTCATCTGCTCACTTCCGTTGGCGTATTTCAAATTCAACGCCCACAATCACTACGCCTCCTCGACCCGTTACGAGATGGCCACCCTCTTTCGGGTGTTCGTGCTGAAAGAATGCTATGGATGGGATCACGAAACAGCGCTCGTTGAACACCTCAGCTGTCATCCTTCGCTCTGCGATCAACTAGGGTTCGAGGCGATTCCGGACCAGTCGACAGTATGGCGGAGTTGGAACCAGCGGTTTACAGCTGACCTCCGTGATACTGTTGAGACAGCGGCTCGCACGATTCTTATCAAAGCCAAGAACGCGGGTGTCGACGTTCCGCGTGAACCGGAGCGAAAGCTTCGATATCACGACGACGGCTCAGACGACTCAGAACCAGACGATAAGACAGTTCTAGAACAGGCGGAGAAGCTCAGTGACCACGTCAGCCGCGTCGTCTTCCCCGCGTTCTCACTGAATCGCGGCGAGGGCTGTGAGATACATGAGAACGCGTACTGGGGCCTACAGACGTATCTCGGTCTACGGGAGGGCTTAGCCGCTAATGAAGGCGCTCGCAGCTTCACCTACGAATCGACCTGGGAACAGACACCGTTAGGCCATGCTCATCGCGAGCATATTCGAGACCTCTCCATCGAGCAGATCCGAGAAATGTATCGACAGTCTATCCGTCGACTGCTAGGCGAGGTCGCAGAGACAGAGGAGTTCTTCCGCGCCGGTATCGTCGCCATCGACATCACCGAAGCCGATCCGTTCACGGGCGACCGAACCGGCCACGAAGACGAGATTATCGGTACGAAAGAGCAGACCGACGAGTACGCCTATCAGTGGGCAACGGTCCAGTTGGTCGGGAACACCGTCCCAATCGTGCTGGACGCGCGACCCGTCCGAAAGGGGGAGACACGACTGGAAATCGTCGAAGACTTGCTCGATTCGGCTGAGGACCTCGTTCACGTCGATAACGTGCTGATGGACCGGGAGTTCGATAGCCAGCACGTCTTGGAGATGATCAGTCAACGCGGGCTCTCCTACGTCGTTCCGAAGCGGATGCAGACCAGCGAAAAGGCTCAGGCTAAGCGGTTGCTCCAGCGCGACCAGGATCGGTATGAAACCGACCGCAAGCTCCATCTGGGCAAAAACGAATGGCACGAGACGACGCTGATCTACCGTCGGAAAGAGAACTCCGAACACGACGATCACCGGCAGTACTCGGTGTTCATGACGAATAGAGGGAGTGGACATCTCACTGAGTACGGCTATCGGTGGGAAATCGAAAGCGGCTACAAGTCGATCAAACGGTTCATGGCTGCCACCACGTCGAAGGATTTCGGGCTTCGCTTCTTCTACTTCGCGTTTGCGTGTCTGCTGTACTCAATCTGGCGGGCTGTCGATCTCCTCGTCCAAGCCGAGTTGACTGGCGAGTATGAGCACTCACCGGTGATTACAGCGGACAACACGCTGACGCTGCTGAAGAAGGAAACTGGGATCGGGTAGTGAGGAACTCTGTTCGGGTTAGCGTGCCGGCTGAGTGGCTACGCTGCTGGAAGTCTAGAAAAATTTGCCCATATAGTTGAGTTTGTGACAAGAATGGCCGCTTGGGGAGCCATCTGGGGCAGTTTCCGCTGACCGAATCGGTCAAATTCACGCATCACAGCCATGCTAAACCCACTGTAGTCTCAACTTCCAGACCCGTGTACTAGCTATCGCAGTATATGGTTTATCGAGAGTGGTGGTGGCGCAGTTGGCCGCTGAGAAGCCTCGAGGAGGCAGATTTCGGTCGGTGATCACGGGGTTCTCGGTTGACAGCGGCCGAGCTATTTACGCACGCTTAACTCACTAAGCGTGCGTAAGTTATTCCTCGGTTCCCCCCGTCCCCCGAAACGACCCCACCCAGCCCCCCATGGACGACCCATACACCCACGCTCGACCGGAGACAGCGCCGACCCCGGAGCAACGACGATGAGTGCCCGCCGCGACGCCGAGACGCCGATCGCCCGGACCTTCCAGACGTTCCTCACCGACAAGGGCAAAGGTGAGGGCGGCAGCGACGGCGCCTACCGGCGAGACGCCGAACGCGAACTGGATCGGTTCCGTCGCTGGTGTCGCGGCGAGACTCCCGACCCGGCAAACGCCTCCCCACCCGACTCGTGGGGTGGGATCGTCCGTGGCGAGAGCCGGAACGTTCAGTTTACTGACCTCGACTCGACCGTTTTCGGCGACTACGCCCGCTACCTCGTCGTCTCGGGGTTCTCGAACGGCACCGTGCTGACCTACTACGCCTACGTCGCCTCGTGGTGCGGGTGGGCCGACGCACAGGGGTACATTCCCCGCCACTACGCCCGGGAGTCGGACGCCGAAGACCCCCTTCCGGAGGGCGCGGGCCGCCGACCCGGCGACCAACAGGCGTGGTCGCCCGCACAGCGCGACGACCTCACGCGCTATGTCGACGAGCGGGCGTCGGCGGCCATCGACGCCCTCGGCGCCGTCGAGGTTCCCGCCGAGGAACGGGGCGACCCCCAAAGCGAGGCCGTTCGGGAGAAGGCGTCGGCCCGCTTTCGTGCGTACAAGCGCTGCCGCGAGCGGGCGCTCGCGTACGTCCTCTGTTACACCGGCCTCCGGGCGTCGGAGTTCCTGAACGCGCCCGACGACGATCGACCCGGTCGGAACGGGGTACGCTGGGCGGACGTCTCCTTTTCGGACAACAACGTCACCGTCTACCGGAAGAAACAGCAGTGGGACGAAGCGTCGCTGCCCGATCCCGTTCTCGGGCCGTTGGAACGATACGGCCGCCTGCTGGACGTTCCAGAGGACTGGCCGGTGTTCACCACGCTCCATCGACCGACACTCGCCCGCCACGTCACCGCCGGGCTGGAAGCCCGAGGGCTCTCGGAGTCGGAGATCGAGCGCCAGCGCGATGGACGGCCGGACCTATTGGTCGCCGCCGAGTTCGACCTCAACGCGCCGCCGGCGCTGAAGCCCAACGGCGCGCGGCGGGTGCTGGAGCGACTCTGTGCGGACGCCGGGATCGCCGTCGACGACGAGCGCCACAGCTACCTCGCGCCCCACGGCGGGCGCCGCGGCATGGGTGAGGTGATGGTCCGGGAGTTCGGCTACGCCGCCGCCGCCCGCTATCTGGACAACTCCGAGGAACAGGTCCGCCAGGCCTACCAGCACATCGAGGCCGCCGAGCGCGCGGACATGGCGACCGAGGCGCTCTCGAAAACCGACGGGCGAGTGCGTGATGGGCCGAGCGAGTGAGCGAGTCGGCGCCGAAAGCAAGGTCTCGGGGAACCAAGCGAACATCCCCGCCCGGATCCGGCGGGAACTCGACATCGACGACGGTGACCACCTACGGTGGCACGTGGAAGACGGGACGATCCGCGTCAAGGTCGTCCGACAGCAAACGGGGACGTTCGCCGGCTTCGACGGCTACGATGGGGCGGAAGAAACCGACGTGACCGAAGACCACGACGCGTGGGGCGTCGACATCGAGTAGGTCTCGCGAGCGCTACTCGATACGGCAACGAACCCTTACAAGCCGAGCTGATCGGTGGACCATATACGTGAATCAGTCGAACAGCCGGCGAGCGTACCGGTGGATCGGCCCGCCGAGCCAGTCCCGGCCGTCGGCGATGGCGTCGAAGGCCCCCTCTGCCTCGGCTTCCGAAAGGGCGCCACGCGTGACCAGCGCGCGAAGGACGATCGGCGAGAGCGCAACGTCGGTGTCGAGCAGGCGCTCCAGTTCGGGGAGCGCGCGGTAGTCGTCTGTGATCAGGAACGCTGCATCGAGTTCCTGCACCGCCGCCGCACAGCTGGCCTCGCCGGCGTCGATGCGGCTCGTCTCGAACTCTGCACCGTCGTGGTCGACGACGGTGATTGCGTCTTCAGCGGCGAGCACAGCTGCTGCCCCGTTTCCGTGCCGGTCGTCGTACTCGGCAGTCGCTTCGAGCTCGTCGAACACCGATAGTGTCGTCACCACGTCGAACGCCGCCAGCGTCTCCTTGAGGGCGCCACCGACGGCGAGGGAGACGAACGCGCTCGTGTCGACGACGATCATTCACCGGTCAGCCAGCTTCTCGGCGAGGTCCTCGCCACGGTCGAGCACGTTCTTCGAGGAACG
This window harbors:
- a CDS encoding ABC transporter permease, whose product is MSTQTDTSSDTVVAGSFEGDLRRYLRGLGGLLAFLAVWWVGAITTQPSYLVPSPLDSARAFADLFTTSAEIVVPVLGSNLVLPTGLAHLAQTLFHYVPGLLLGAACGMGLGLAMGWNGALDDWLRPLVRVLRLIPPLAWVVFAIVWFGIHHTGAAFIVFVGAFWINFYGAYGGVEGVSSDLTDAASTLGVERDLSMLKLVALPSAAPQLLTGFRTSIGRCWMIVVGAELFGAPGVGYEIINASNNLAMATSVAYMILISVAFLCMDVGFRLLERRVLAWR
- a CDS encoding site-specific integrase, with product MSARRDAETPIARTFQTFLTDKGKGEGGSDGAYRRDAERELDRFRRWCRGETPDPANASPPDSWGGIVRGESRNVQFTDLDSTVFGDYARYLVVSGFSNGTVLTYYAYVASWCGWADAQGYIPRHYARESDAEDPLPEGAGRRPGDQQAWSPAQRDDLTRYVDERASAAIDALGAVEVPAEERGDPQSEAVREKASARFRAYKRCRERALAYVLCYTGLRASEFLNAPDDDRPGRNGVRWADVSFSDNNVTVYRKKQQWDEASLPDPVLGPLERYGRLLDVPEDWPVFTTLHRPTLARHVTAGLEARGLSESEIERQRDGRPDLLVAAEFDLNAPPALKPNGARRVLERLCADAGIAVDDERHSYLAPHGGRRGMGEVMVREFGYAAAARYLDNSEEQVRQAYQHIEAAERADMATEALSKTDGRVRDGPSE
- a CDS encoding transposase: MSKIEDSRRSVFREIAQHSHVEWPIYESSPLYDQTSLAGLESDVQVVSQRWFRHNNHTSVEKFICSLPLAYFKFNAHNHYASSTRYEMATLFRVFVLKECYGWDHETALVEHLSCHPSLCDQLGFEAIPDQSTVWRSWNQRFTADLRDTVETAARTILIKAKNAGVDVPREPERKLRYHDDGSDDSEPDDKTVLEQAEKLSDHVSRVVFPAFSLNRGEGCEIHENAYWGLQTYLGLREGLAANEGARSFTYESTWEQTPLGHAHREHIRDLSIEQIREMYRQSIRRLLGEVAETEEFFRAGIVAIDITEADPFTGDRTGHEDEIIGTKEQTDEYAYQWATVQLVGNTVPIVLDARPVRKGETRLEIVEDLLDSAEDLVHVDNVLMDREFDSQHVLEMISQRGLSYVVPKRMQTSEKAQAKRLLQRDQDRYETDRKLHLGKNEWHETTLIYRRKENSEHDDHRQYSVFMTNRGSGHLTEYGYRWEIESGYKSIKRFMAATTSKDFGLRFFYFAFACLLYSIWRAVDLLVQAELTGEYEHSPVITADNTLTLLKKETGIG
- a CDS encoding NADH:flavin oxidoreductase — protein: MTLFDTTTLNELSLENRIGLAPMTRVSATDDGRATELMAQYYRRFAEGGFSFLVTEGAYPDEVYSQGYLNQPGLATDEHVESWRQVTEAVHDAGIPILAQLMHAGAQTQGNPHVDGEQAIAPSSVQPNGKKAESFGGSGEFPTPKAATVDELTEIRESFVSSAKNARSAGFDGAEVHAANGYLLHEFLSADFNQRDDEYGGTPANRVRFPREVVAAVEEATPDDFVVGVRVSQTAVSDEEYRWPEGEEAAAVFFEQFSAAGVDYIHVTEPDATTPAFGDKGPTLAEAAAEYSTDDTVIIDNGGLGTPDAAREKIEAGADLVTLATSALANPDWPNRVADGDELTAFDPADYLVPSAELSDHEVSKDSAPADD
- a CDS encoding ABC transporter ATP-binding protein, which codes for MALRSDGPDRDRPEKISIENVSRSYESTRALADVSFSIEEGEFCCVVGPSGCGKTTLLRAVAGLDDPDDGSIRVGGEPVTGPGLDRGMVFQEYALFPWRSVRGNIRFGLDRPACDCADCEARVRELIDLVGLDGFEYAYPKELSGGMKQRVGIARALAVDPEILLMDEPFGSLDARTRDRLHAELLDIWARTGQTVMFVTHDIDEAVMLADRVVVMGTDPGTVQATFSVDLERPRERTTREFVDHVARIRAELGGSSDSTQ
- a CDS encoding helix-turn-helix domain-containing protein encodes the protein MREFAITIEYEEGVDPLMDVFIDHPEMHSRTTNCHVSGDSMWRVDRIAGPETALERIEDVYLSTQHCNECVGSRHCHTDWEHELIESHHSRRTFYTYRPTIGDCCSIPQLACIFLREGFVCAVERRSNQYHWRFLMREGGDPSGLYEAIQDELRDGLSVSFQQIQQPTHWADEGVSLAELPNEQREAVETAVRMGYYKTPRDASMADIADELSIPHSTLQYRLQEAESWIIGCFVSKSMSADGNWSLQCDKLPS
- a CDS encoding AbrB/MazE/SpoVT family DNA-binding domain-containing protein; its protein translation is MGRASERVGAESKVSGNQANIPARIRRELDIDDGDHLRWHVEDGTIRVKVVRQQTGTFAGFDGYDGAEETDVTEDHDAWGVDIE
- a CDS encoding PIN domain-containing protein: MIVVDTSAFVSLAVGGALKETLAAFDVVTTLSVFDELEATAEYDDRHGNGAAAVLAAEDAITVVDHDGAEFETSRIDAGEASCAAAVQELDAAFLITDDYRALPELERLLDTDVALSPIVLRALVTRGALSEAEAEGAFDAIADGRDWLGGPIHRYARRLFD